One Clostridium novyi NT genomic window carries:
- a CDS encoding cytidylyltransferase domain-containing protein, which produces MYKNKKILAIIPARGGSKGIPHKNIMKIGEKPLIAYSIEAAKESKYIDYILVSTDDTCIKEVSLRYGAKVPFLRPDEISTDRAKSIDVVLHGIDYLKEHNENFHYVILLQPTSPLRTSDDIDTAIESVIEANKDSLISVCECSENPILMRTIEKEKLKPVLEFNGDNLRRQELPTFYVFNGAIYINKVDMLQNKKEFVDENTMPFIMDIKKSIDIDNMIDAKIAEMILKENKND; this is translated from the coding sequence TTGTATAAGAATAAAAAAATACTAGCGATAATCCCAGCTAGAGGTGGTTCAAAGGGAATACCACATAAAAACATAATGAAGATCGGTGAGAAGCCATTAATAGCTTATTCAATTGAGGCTGCTAAAGAATCTAAATATATAGATTACATATTAGTTTCTACAGATGATACTTGCATAAAAGAAGTTTCTTTAAGGTATGGAGCAAAGGTACCTTTTTTAAGACCTGATGAAATATCTACAGATAGAGCAAAATCCATAGATGTAGTATTACACGGAATAGATTATTTAAAAGAGCATAATGAGAATTTTCATTATGTAATATTGCTTCAACCAACATCACCTCTTAGAACAAGTGATGATATAGATACTGCAATAGAAAGTGTTATAGAAGCCAATAAAGATTCTCTTATAAGTGTATGCGAGTGTAGTGAAAATCCTATACTTATGAGAACCATTGAAAAGGAAAAATTAAAACCTGTATTAGAATTTAATGGAGATAATCTAAGAAGACAGGAATTACCTACATTTTATGTTTTTAATGGAGCTATATATATAAATAAAGTGGACATGCTACAAAATAAAAAAGAATTTGTAGATGAAAACACAATGCCATTTATTATGGACATTAAAAAGTCTATTGATATAGATAATATGATAGATGCTAAAATTGCAGAAATGATTTTAAAGGAGAATAAAAATGATTAA
- a CDS encoding nucleotidyltransferase family protein: protein MDIYCVSSKATIKDAMEAIDKNLIGAVFIVDDDKKVIGVVTDGNIRRAILKGYKIEESAKDICNTNFKYVNKLTSKQKVKEEMLKYKIRQLPLLDEEGKLMDIYFLDNIISYEQKENCVFILAGGLGTRLRPLTEKVPKPMLKIGDKPMLERIIKQFKAYGFRNFIISINYKGEIIENYFKDGSDFDVNIEYVREEKKLGTAGSISLAKDKLKDDFIVINGDILTGIDFEELLNYHKENKYDITAGARNYEMRVPYGVMVMKDKLIKSLEEKPTYNFYINSGIYVLSKDVVKYIPDNKEYNMTDLIEDIINDNGRCGAYNITEYWSDIGHIEDYKKANEDVNKFF from the coding sequence ATGGATATTTATTGTGTATCATCAAAAGCTACAATAAAAGATGCAATGGAAGCCATAGATAAAAATTTAATTGGAGCGGTTTTTATTGTAGATGATGATAAAAAAGTTATAGGTGTTGTGACAGATGGTAATATAAGAAGGGCAATACTAAAAGGATACAAAATAGAAGAAAGTGCAAAGGATATTTGTAACACTAATTTTAAATATGTAAATAAACTTACAAGCAAACAAAAGGTTAAAGAAGAAATGTTAAAATATAAAATAAGACAACTTCCTTTATTAGATGAAGAAGGAAAACTTATGGATATATATTTCTTAGATAACATCATATCTTATGAACAAAAGGAAAATTGTGTTTTTATATTAGCTGGAGGACTTGGAACTAGATTAAGACCTCTTACAGAAAAAGTACCAAAACCAATGCTTAAAATAGGCGATAAGCCAATGCTTGAAAGAATTATAAAGCAATTTAAAGCTTATGGATTCCGTAATTTTATAATTTCTATAAATTATAAAGGAGAAATTATTGAAAATTACTTTAAAGATGGTAGTGATTTTGATGTTAATATAGAATATGTAAGAGAAGAAAAGAAGCTTGGAACAGCAGGTTCAATAAGTTTAGCTAAAGATAAACTTAAAGATGATTTTATAGTTATTAATGGAGATATATTAACAGGAATAGATTTTGAAGAGTTGCTAAATTATCATAAGGAAAACAAATATGATATTACAGCTGGAGCTAGAAATTACGAAATGAGAGTTCCGTATGGCGTTATGGTGATGAAGGACAAGCTTATAAAATCATTAGAAGAAAAACCTACATATAATTTTTATATCAATAGTGGAATTTATGTTTTAAGTAAAGATGTAGTAAAATACATACCAGACAATAAAGAATACAATATGACTGATTTAATAGAAGATATTATAAATGACAATGGGAGATGTGGAGCTTACAATATAACTGAATATTGGTCTGATATAGGTCACATAGAAGATTACAAAAAGGCAAATGAAGATGTAAATAAATTTTTTTAA
- a CDS encoding NAD-dependent 4,6-dehydratase LegB: protein MNWNGKKVLVTGAEGFIGSHLTERLVELGAEVTALVQYNSFNNWGWIDTFDKNVKDNIKVITGDVREYDSVKRMVSGQEVIMHLAALIAIPYSYLSPMAYVRTNVEGTTNILEACRDEKNIEKIVHTSTSETYGTALYVPIDEKHPMQGQSPYSASKIGADKMAESFYRSFNLPIATIRPFNTYGPRQSARAVIPTIISQILAGKREIKLGSLTPTRDFNYVKDTAEAFVKIAESEKTIGEVINAGSNYEISIGDTAKKIIDLIGHDVKILCDEERIRPEKSEVNRLWADNTKIKNLTDWTPKYSIDEGLKETIEWIKNNMQYFKTDIYNV, encoded by the coding sequence ATGAACTGGAATGGGAAAAAAGTTTTAGTTACAGGTGCAGAAGGATTTATAGGAAGTCATCTAACAGAAAGATTAGTAGAACTTGGAGCTGAGGTTACAGCACTTGTACAATATAATTCTTTTAATAATTGGGGTTGGATTGATACATTTGATAAAAATGTAAAGGATAATATAAAAGTAATAACTGGAGATGTAAGAGAATATGACAGTGTAAAGAGAATGGTAAGTGGACAAGAAGTTATAATGCATCTTGCAGCGCTAATTGCAATACCATATTCATATTTATCTCCAATGGCTTATGTAAGAACCAATGTAGAAGGAACTACAAATATATTAGAAGCTTGTAGAGACGAAAAAAATATTGAAAAAATAGTTCATACGTCAACAAGTGAAACTTATGGAACAGCACTTTATGTTCCAATAGATGAAAAACATCCAATGCAAGGACAATCTCCTTATTCAGCATCAAAAATAGGTGCAGATAAAATGGCTGAAAGTTTTTATAGATCATTTAATCTTCCAATTGCAACAATAAGACCTTTCAATACATATGGTCCAAGACAATCTGCAAGAGCTGTAATACCAACAATAATATCACAAATACTTGCAGGAAAAAGAGAAATAAAACTTGGAAGTTTAACTCCTACAAGAGATTTTAACTATGTAAAAGATACAGCAGAAGCATTTGTTAAAATAGCAGAAAGTGAAAAGACAATAGGTGAAGTAATAAATGCTGGTTCTAACTATGAAATTAGCATAGGAGATACAGCTAAAAAGATAATAGATTTAATAGGACATGATGTTAAAATTCTTTGTGATGAAGAAAGAATAAGACCAGAAAAAAGTGAAGTAAATAGACTTTGGGCAGATAACACTAAAATAAAAAATCTTACTGATTGGACACCAAAATATAGTATTGATGAAGGACTTAAAGAAACAATAGAGTGGATAAAAAATAACATGCAATACTTTAAAACTGACATTTATAATGTATAA
- a CDS encoding nucleotide sugar dehydrogenase — translation MATLKEELLLKLENKTAKLGVVGLGYVGLPLAVEKAKAGYEVIGFDVQDAKVKLVNEGHNYIGDIVDEDLKELVADGKLKATTDFSFVSDVDAVAIAVPTPLDKFKQPDVSYVENSTKSIAKFLHKGMLVVLESTTYPGTTEEIVKPILEESGLKCGEDFFLAFSPERVDPGNKQFKTKNTPKVVGGITPDCTEVAAALYSNVLEGDIHKVSSPAVAEMEKILENTFRHINIGLVNEMAILCKKMNIDIWEVIEAAKTKPYGFMAFYPGPGLGGHCIPLDPFYLTYKAREFDYHTRLIETAGEINDFMPEFVVDNAMKLLNGDKKSLNGSKVLLMGVAYKKDIDDMRESPALKVIEHLEKNGANVMYNDPYVPNFKHCGKEYASVDWEKAIDEADIVIITTDHSDYDYEEIVKRAKIFYDTRNASSAVKNNREKIHKL, via the coding sequence ATGGCAACATTAAAGGAAGAACTTTTATTAAAACTAGAGAATAAAACTGCAAAATTAGGTGTAGTGGGACTTGGATACGTAGGATTACCACTAGCAGTAGAAAAAGCTAAAGCAGGATATGAAGTAATAGGTTTTGATGTACAAGATGCAAAAGTAAAATTAGTTAATGAAGGACATAATTATATAGGAGATATAGTAGACGAAGACTTAAAAGAATTAGTTGCAGATGGTAAATTAAAAGCAACTACAGATTTTTCATTTGTATCAGATGTAGATGCAGTTGCAATTGCTGTTCCAACACCACTTGATAAGTTTAAACAACCAGATGTATCATATGTTGAAAACTCTACAAAGAGTATAGCTAAATTTTTACATAAAGGAATGCTTGTAGTTCTTGAAAGTACAACTTATCCTGGAACAACAGAAGAAATAGTAAAACCTATATTAGAAGAATCAGGATTAAAATGTGGAGAAGATTTCTTCCTAGCATTTTCACCAGAAAGAGTTGACCCAGGTAACAAGCAATTTAAAACTAAAAACACTCCAAAGGTTGTAGGAGGTATAACTCCAGACTGTACAGAAGTTGCTGCTGCATTATATAGCAATGTTCTTGAAGGAGATATACATAAAGTTTCTTCACCAGCAGTTGCTGAAATGGAAAAAATCCTTGAAAATACATTTAGACACATAAACATAGGTCTTGTAAATGAAATGGCTATTTTATGTAAAAAAATGAACATAGATATATGGGAAGTAATAGAAGCTGCAAAAACAAAACCTTATGGATTTATGGCATTCTACCCAGGTCCAGGTCTTGGTGGACACTGCATACCACTAGATCCATTCTACTTAACATATAAAGCAAGAGAATTTGATTATCATACAAGACTTATAGAAACAGCTGGAGAAATAAATGATTTCATGCCAGAATTCGTAGTAGATAATGCAATGAAACTTTTAAATGGAGATAAAAAATCATTAAATGGTTCAAAAGTTCTTTTAATGGGTGTTGCATATAAAAAAGATATCGATGATATGAGAGAATCACCAGCATTAAAAGTAATAGAACACCTTGAAAAGAATGGAGCAAATGTAATGTATAACGATCCATATGTTCCAAACTTTAAGCACTGTGGAAAAGAATATGCATCAGTAGATTGGGAAAAAGCTATTGATGAAGCTGATATTGTTATAATAACAACAGATCATAGTGATTATGACTATGAAGAAATAGTTAAGAGAGCTAAAATATTCTATGACACAAGAAATGCTTCAAGTGCTGTTAAGAACAACAGAGAAAAGATACACAAACTATAA
- a CDS encoding LegC family aminotransferase: MIPLCIPEIRGNEWKYVKECIDTNWVSSVGSYVNRFEEKFAEYVDANSAVVTVNGTAAIELALLTAGVGIEDEVIVPSMTFISPVNTVKYVGATPVFCDVCRDTFVMDAEKIEELITPKTKAILPVHIYGHPVDMDKVMEIAKKYNLYVIEDATEALGSKYKGKKLGTIGHMGAFSFNGNKLITTGAGGMLVTNSEEYGKRAKFLSTQTKVVLENKAFYHPEVGYNFRMPNLLAAFGVAQLENADEYLKIKKKNASYYNELLKNVKGITLPIQKDWAENCYWLYSILVEDDFPLTRDELIKKLQEEGIESRPFFMPVHNMPPYIDCEHGDMSITDDISAKGINLPSSVSLTEENIEFICSVIKNI; the protein is encoded by the coding sequence ATGATACCTTTATGTATACCTGAAATTAGAGGAAACGAGTGGAAATATGTTAAAGAATGTATTGATACTAACTGGGTTTCATCAGTTGGTAGTTATGTAAATCGTTTTGAGGAAAAGTTTGCAGAATATGTAGATGCAAACAGTGCAGTTGTAACAGTAAATGGAACAGCAGCAATAGAACTTGCACTTTTGACAGCTGGAGTTGGAATTGAAGATGAAGTTATAGTACCATCAATGACATTTATATCACCAGTAAATACAGTAAAATATGTAGGGGCAACTCCTGTATTTTGCGATGTTTGCAGAGATACTTTTGTTATGGATGCAGAAAAAATAGAAGAACTTATAACACCTAAAACAAAAGCTATATTACCGGTACATATATATGGACATCCTGTAGATATGGACAAGGTTATGGAAATTGCAAAAAAATATAATTTATATGTAATAGAAGATGCAACTGAAGCATTGGGTTCTAAATATAAAGGAAAAAAATTAGGAACCATAGGACATATGGGTGCATTTAGTTTTAATGGAAATAAACTTATTACAACTGGAGCAGGAGGAATGCTTGTAACAAATAGCGAAGAGTATGGTAAGAGAGCTAAATTTTTATCAACTCAAACTAAAGTGGTTTTAGAAAATAAGGCATTTTATCATCCAGAAGTAGGATATAATTTTAGAATGCCAAATTTACTTGCTGCATTTGGAGTTGCACAATTAGAAAACGCTGATGAGTATTTAAAAATAAAAAAGAAAAATGCTAGTTACTACAATGAGTTATTAAAGAATGTTAAGGGTATAACTCTTCCAATACAAAAAGATTGGGCAGAAAATTGTTACTGGTTATATTCTATTTTAGTTGAAGATGATTTTCCATTAACTAGAGACGAACTGATTAAAAAATTACAAGAAGAAGGAATAGAATCAAGACCATTTTTTATGCCTGTTCATAATATGCCACCTTATATAGACTGTGAACATGGTGATATGAGCATTACAGATGATATTTCAGCTAAAGGAATAAATCTTCCAAGCTCAGTATCACTTACTGAAGAAAATATAGAATTTATATGTTCTGTTATTAAAAATATATAG
- the neuC gene encoding UDP-N-acetylglucosamine 2-epimerase translates to MKRKIAVITGTRADYGIYYSVLKAIENHKDLELSLIVCGMHLSPEFGMTIEEIQKDGFKIDDKIDTILSSDSGSAMAKSIGITLMGLTQSLERINPDILLILGDRGEMIAGALAAVHMNIPVAHIHGGEVTGTVDESIRHSITKLSHIHFPANEDSKRRIIKMGEEEKNVYVVGAPGIDYIKNTKYLSREEVLKRFNLKDDKIFIMTQHPVTTEKHMVSNQIEETLSAIAKLGVQTIISYPNSDNGGREIIKVIEKYREKYDFLKVFKNLSQVEYLSLLNTADVMIGNSSSGIIEAPSFKLPVVNIGTRQQGRLRACNIVDISYSKKEILDAIDKVLYDEEFRKNLENCENPYGDGKAGERIADILSKIQINSDLIQKRITY, encoded by the coding sequence GTGAAAAGAAAAATTGCAGTTATAACGGGAACAAGGGCTGATTATGGAATATACTATTCAGTACTAAAGGCTATAGAAAATCATAAGGATTTAGAATTAAGTCTAATTGTATGCGGAATGCATCTTTCGCCTGAATTTGGAATGACAATAGAAGAAATACAAAAGGACGGATTTAAAATAGATGACAAGATAGACACTATACTATCGTCTGATAGTGGTTCTGCTATGGCAAAATCAATAGGTATAACACTTATGGGATTAACTCAAAGCCTAGAGAGAATAAATCCAGATATTTTATTAATACTGGGAGATAGGGGAGAGATGATAGCAGGAGCACTTGCAGCAGTTCATATGAATATTCCAGTAGCTCATATACATGGAGGAGAAGTTACAGGTACAGTTGATGAATCTATAAGACACTCCATAACTAAACTTTCACATATACATTTTCCAGCTAATGAGGATAGTAAAAGAAGAATAATAAAAATGGGCGAAGAAGAAAAAAACGTATACGTAGTTGGTGCACCAGGAATTGACTATATTAAAAATACAAAATACCTTTCTCGTGAAGAGGTACTAAAAAGATTTAATTTAAAAGATGATAAAATATTTATAATGACACAACATCCAGTTACTACAGAAAAGCATATGGTTTCTAATCAAATAGAAGAAACTCTTAGTGCCATTGCAAAACTTGGAGTTCAAACTATTATCTCATATCCTAATAGTGATAATGGTGGTAGAGAAATAATAAAAGTTATAGAAAAATATAGAGAAAAATATGATTTCCTAAAAGTATTTAAAAATTTAAGTCAAGTTGAATATTTAAGTCTTTTAAATACTGCTGATGTTATGATTGGAAATTCTTCATCGGGAATAATAGAAGCACCAAGTTTCAAACTTCCAGTAGTAAACATAGGAACTAGACAACAAGGAAGACTTAGAGCATGTAACATAGTTGATATATCATATAGCAAAAAAGAAATATTAGATGCCATAGACAAGGTTTTATATGACGAAGAATTTAGAAAAAATCTAGAAAACTGTGAAAATCCATATGGAGATGGAAAAGCTGGAGAAAGAATAGCAGATATTTTAAGTAAAATACAAATAAACTCTGATTTAATACAAAAAAGAATAACATATTAA
- a CDS encoding acetyltransferase — translation MEKIVLVGGGGHCKVIIDIIKSIRKYKIVGITDANTKDEQIIGVPIIGNDDALEDLYNQGVENAFVCVGALGSIQIRNKIFNKLKSIGFNIPKLIHKNAIVSPYAKIGEGTCIMAGSIVNPGATIEENCIINTGSIIEHDCLIGKNTHVSPKASVAGGSKIGHDCHIGTGSTIIQGIKIGNNVVVGAGAVVLDNIEDNVTAVGIPSKIIKRR, via the coding sequence ATGGAGAAGATTGTATTAGTAGGTGGAGGAGGACATTGCAAAGTAATTATTGACATAATAAAAAGTATAAGAAAATATAAAATAGTTGGTATTACAGATGCAAACACAAAGGATGAGCAAATAATAGGAGTGCCTATTATAGGGAATGATGATGCTCTTGAGGATTTATATAATCAAGGTGTAGAAAATGCATTTGTTTGTGTAGGGGCTTTAGGTAGTATACAAATAAGAAACAAAATATTTAATAAATTAAAATCTATAGGGTTTAATATACCTAAACTAATACATAAAAATGCTATAGTATCACCTTATGCAAAAATAGGTGAGGGAACTTGTATTATGGCAGGTTCTATTGTAAATCCAGGAGCCACAATTGAAGAAAATTGCATAATAAACACCGGAAGTATTATAGAACATGATTGTTTAATAGGAAAAAATACTCATGTATCTCCTAAAGCATCAGTAGCTGGAGGAAGTAAAATAGGACACGATTGTCATATTGGAACTGGTAGCACTATAATTCAAGGAATTAAAATTGGTAATAATGTAGTGGTAGGAGCAGGGGCTGTTGTTTTAGATAATATAGAGGATAATGTTACTGCAGTAGGAATTCCCTCAAAAATAATAAAGCGTAGGTGA
- a CDS encoding N-acetyltransferase, protein MNYISESAKLGNNVKLGHFTVVEDNVVIGDNCIIGNNVVIHEGSLIGNNVRIDDNTVIGKTPMRSVNSIFKDDKKYEPCKIADECLIGAGVIIYCGCEIGEKTLVADLAVIREDVKVGNKTIIGKGATIENFCKVGSNCKIQTNVYLTAYSEVEDYVFMAPCVVTSNDNYAARSKERFNHFKGVTIKKGGRIGAGAVVLPGKVINEDGFAAAGSVVTKDVEKSTIVAGSPAKKFKEVPEDQLLKNQ, encoded by the coding sequence ATGAACTATATTTCTGAAAGTGCTAAATTAGGCAATAATGTAAAACTAGGTCATTTTACAGTTGTAGAGGATAATGTTGTTATTGGAGATAATTGCATTATAGGAAACAATGTAGTAATTCACGAGGGATCTTTAATAGGAAACAATGTTAGAATTGATGACAATACTGTAATTGGAAAAACACCTATGAGATCTGTTAACAGTATATTTAAAGACGATAAAAAGTATGAACCATGTAAAATTGCTGATGAATGCTTAATTGGAGCAGGAGTTATAATTTACTGTGGATGTGAAATCGGTGAAAAAACACTTGTAGCAGATTTAGCTGTAATAAGAGAAGATGTAAAGGTAGGAAATAAAACAATTATAGGAAAAGGAGCTACTATCGAAAACTTCTGCAAGGTTGGTTCTAATTGTAAAATACAAACTAATGTGTACTTAACAGCATATTCAGAAGTTGAAGATTATGTATTTATGGCTCCATGTGTTGTCACATCAAACGATAACTATGCAGCACGTTCAAAAGAAAGATTTAACCATTTTAAAGGAGTTACTATTAAAAAAGGTGGAAGAATTGGAGCTGGAGCTGTAGTATTACCTGGAAAGGTAATAAATGAAGATGGATTTGCAGCAGCAGGAAGTGTTGTTACTAAAGATGTAGAAAAAAGCACTATAGTAGCTGGAAGCCCTGCTAAGAAATTTAAAGAAGTTCCAGAAGATCAACTTCTTAAAAACCAATAA
- a CDS encoding Gfo/Idh/MocA family protein yields MSKLKFAIIGCGRISYKHVEGLVNNKEEAVLVATCDIDIEKANAKRDEYIEKMEENVTVNTYTDYKEMLEKEDVDVVTIATESGYHPEIAIYAMKKGKHTVVEKPMALSIDDANEMIKVAKENNVKLAICHQNRFNKPIQQLRKAMDEGRFGRLVNGTARILWNRNEGYYKQAPWRGTWRLDGGTLMNQCIHNIDLLQWMMGGEIDTVYAQCDNFLRDIEAEDFGAILVRFKNGAIGIIEGTACVFPKNLEETLSVFGEKGTVAIGGLAVNKIETWRFEDGEENEEEEILKAQEGDPDSVYGKGHTPLFKNVIDAINNDVEPLINGEQGKRAMAIILAAYKSRLTGMPVKFPFENFSTLDMEKAFPKKNR; encoded by the coding sequence ATGTCAAAATTAAAATTTGCTATTATTGGTTGTGGAAGAATTTCATACAAACATGTAGAAGGATTAGTAAACAATAAAGAAGAAGCTGTGCTTGTAGCTACTTGTGATATTGATATAGAAAAAGCTAATGCAAAGCGTGATGAATACATAGAAAAAATGGAAGAAAACGTAACAGTTAATACATATACAGATTATAAAGAAATGCTTGAAAAAGAAGATGTAGATGTAGTTACAATAGCTACAGAAAGTGGATACCATCCTGAAATTGCAATTTATGCTATGAAAAAAGGAAAACATACTGTAGTTGAAAAACCAATGGCTCTATCAATAGACGATGCAAATGAAATGATAAAAGTTGCAAAAGAAAACAACGTTAAACTTGCAATTTGTCATCAAAATAGATTTAATAAACCAATACAACAATTAAGAAAAGCAATGGATGAAGGAAGATTTGGTAGACTTGTAAATGGTACTGCAAGAATCCTATGGAACAGAAATGAAGGATATTACAAACAAGCACCTTGGAGAGGAACTTGGAGACTTGATGGTGGTACATTAATGAATCAATGTATTCACAATATAGACTTACTTCAATGGATGATGGGTGGAGAAATTGACACAGTATATGCACAATGTGATAATTTCTTACGTGATATTGAAGCAGAAGATTTTGGTGCAATATTAGTTCGTTTCAAAAACGGAGCAATTGGAATAATAGAAGGAACTGCTTGTGTATTCCCTAAAAACTTAGAAGAAACTTTAAGTGTATTTGGTGAAAAGGGAACAGTAGCAATAGGCGGTCTTGCTGTTAATAAAATAGAAACTTGGAGATTTGAAGATGGAGAAGAAAATGAAGAAGAAGAAATTTTAAAAGCTCAAGAAGGCGATCCAGATTCAGTATACGGAAAAGGTCATACTCCATTATTTAAAAATGTTATAGATGCAATAAATAATGATGTTGAACCTTTAATAAATGGAGAACAAGGAAAGAGAGCTATGGCAATAATTCTTGCAGCATATAAGTCAAGACTTACTGGAATGCCTGTAAAATTCCCATTTGAAAACTTCTCAACTTTAGATATGGAAAAAGCTTTTCCAAAGAAAAATAGATAA
- the neuB gene encoding N-acetylneuraminate synthase: protein MIKIRDKIIGGNENGDHKCFIIAEAGVNHNGSIILAKKLVDKAVYAGADAVKFQTFKSEKLVTGYASMAKYQKDNIGIQDTQFNMLKKLELSYDEFVELKNYCDEKGILFMSTPFDFESAKFLNSMDVEIFKISSGDLTNIPLLQYIAEFKKPIILSSGMATLGEIEDAVMALKHKEILDIAVLHCTSNYPAAINSVNLKAMNTIKNSFNVIGGYSDHTEGITIPIAAAALGADIIEKHFTLDKNMEGPDHKASLNPEELKFMIDEIRKVNVALGSGIKTFTNSEIDTMKVARKSIVASKYIRKGEIITEEHLDYKRPGTGLKPKYYKDIIGKKASKDIEADMQITFDLVER, encoded by the coding sequence ATGATTAAAATAAGGGATAAAATAATTGGTGGAAATGAAAATGGTGACCACAAATGTTTTATAATAGCTGAAGCTGGAGTTAATCATAATGGAAGTATTATTCTTGCAAAAAAGTTAGTTGACAAAGCAGTGTATGCTGGAGCTGATGCAGTTAAATTTCAAACCTTTAAAAGTGAAAAATTAGTTACAGGATATGCATCTATGGCAAAATATCAGAAGGACAATATAGGAATACAAGATACTCAGTTTAATATGTTAAAAAAACTAGAGCTAAGTTATGATGAATTTGTAGAACTTAAAAATTATTGTGATGAAAAGGGGATTTTATTTATGTCTACTCCTTTTGACTTTGAAAGCGCTAAATTTTTAAATTCTATGGATGTTGAAATTTTTAAAATAAGTTCAGGAGATTTAACAAACATACCATTACTTCAATATATAGCTGAATTTAAAAAGCCTATTATATTATCTTCTGGCATGGCAACACTAGGAGAGATTGAAGACGCTGTAATGGCACTTAAACACAAGGAAATTTTAGATATAGCGGTGCTTCATTGTACATCTAATTATCCAGCAGCAATAAATTCTGTAAACTTAAAAGCTATGAATACTATAAAAAATTCATTTAATGTTATAGGAGGTTATTCTGATCATACGGAAGGCATTACTATACCTATAGCAGCTGCTGCACTTGGAGCAGACATAATAGAAAAACATTTTACATTAGATAAAAATATGGAAGGACCTGACCATAAAGCGTCTTTAAATCCAGAAGAATTAAAATTTATGATAGATGAAATAAGAAAAGTAAATGTGGCATTAGGCAGTGGAATAAAAACATTTACAAATAGTGAAATAGACACAATGAAGGTTGCAAGAAAAAGCATAGTAGCAAGTAAATATATAAGAAAAGGTGAAATTATAACAGAAGAACATCTAGATTATAAAAGACCTGGAACAGGACTTAAGCCTAAATATTATAAAGATATTATTGGAAAAAAAGCCTCAAAGGATATAGAAGCTGATATGCAAATAACTTTTGATTTAGTAGAAAGATAG